The proteins below are encoded in one region of Triticum aestivum cultivar Chinese Spring chromosome 1B, IWGSC CS RefSeq v2.1, whole genome shotgun sequence:
- the LOC123141065 gene encoding photosystem I assembly factor PSA3, chloroplastic: MGTAVLPVAHKLSLASPFLPRHRRACRPPAQQHCRRRRHGAVVAYMEPDPNSPAAILGRIVGALPVVGLVARILSDDGGVGGDTVDFAEFRRRVSKKCTVMDSQAFYDFNDRRGKVGDPFYVLLCCWLAAIGAGLLKTEEILEGVARLRMSNDIEYEEETFLDMMKIAREKRAKSKSQAPVIPMEARAEKALEAIYVCCFGQDMVEPEDERLLCTMLNAVFPSVGRPAVERMVSTMAEQVASGERRGPGAKVVPKDVAQRQLKDLEFLKQNKLDSI; the protein is encoded by the exons ATGGGGACAGCAGTGCTGCCCGTCGCCCACAAGCTCTCGCTCGCCTCCCCCTTCCTCCCGCGTCACCGCCGGGCCTGCCGTCCCCCCGCCCAGCAGCACTGCCGGCGCCGGCGCCATGGGGCCGTGGTGGCGTACATGGAGCCGGACCCGAACTCGCCGGCGGCCATCCTGGGGCGCATCGTCGGGGCCCTCCCCGTGGTGGGCCTCGTGGCGCGCATCCTGAGCGacgacggcggcgtcggcggcgacacCGTCGACTTCGCCGAGTTCCGGCGCCGCGTCAGCAAGAAGTGCACCGTCATGGACTCCCAGGCCTTCTACGACTTCAACGACCGCCGCGGCAAG GTGGGAGACCCCTTCTACGTCCTGCTCTGCTGCTGGCTGGCCGCCATTGGCGCCGGGCTGCTGAAAACGGAGGAGATCCTGGAAGGCGTGGCCCGGCTCCGCATGTCCAACGACATCGAGTACGAGGAGGAGACCTTCCTCGACATGATGAAGATTGCAAGGGAG AAACGGGCCAAGTCGAAGAGCCAGGCGCCGGTGATACCGATGGAGGCGCGGGCGGAGAAGGCGCTGGAGGCCATCTACGTGTGCTGCTTCGGGCAGGACATGGTGGAGCCGGAGGACGAGCGGCTGCTGTGCACCATGCTGAACGCGGTGTTCCCGTCGGTGGGGAGGCCGGCGGTGGAGAGGATGGTGTCCACCATGGCCGAGCAGGTGGCCTCCGGCGAGAGGAGGGGCCCCGGCGCCAAGGTGGTGCCCAAAGACGTGGCGCAGCGGCAGCTCAAGGACCTCGAGTTCCTCAAGCAGAACAAGCTGGACTCGATATGA
- the LOC123141077 gene encoding F-box protein At5g52880, whose protein sequence is MPVRRRAPRPQDTGVVKRYAEMGIAAALSRPWDYPTACRELAELLRHGYAGLPKPAQALAAADVLVAFRLLPDVQTEYALAAANGLLLAVETSLPKQKKSQAVSEFKCSVILHKRRAKVQQEPDPPDIPNDVLVHIFSFLDTRSLVAASLVCWSWNSSASDNKLWRMNCSLFFSTSHLRSNSTLVSSGVQNSHGILPQNNVDPVFDDPNLNWKEVFHKKHAEHISWNAASNRAICQQCRSVLWLSNLTCAAPHHCPKKGKDEIKLTPLLPYAVACYILNAQDRPSSSSDSSDSDSDSENNVPRRLWNSRV, encoded by the exons ATGCCGGTGCGGCGGCGGGCCCCGCGGCCGCAGGACACGGGGGTGGTGAAGAGGTACGCGGAGATGGGGATAGCGGCCGCGCTGTCGCGGCCGTGGGACTACCCGACGGCGTGCCGCGAGCTGGCCGAGCTCCTGCGCCACGGCTACGCGGGCCTCCCCAAGCCCGCCcaggccctcgccgccgccgacgtgcTCGTCGCGTTCCGCCTCCTCCCTGA TGTGCAGACAGAATATGCATTGGCGGCAGCCAATGGTCTTCTCCTAGCGGTAGAAACTTCCCTGCCAAAGCAAAAGAAGTCACAAGCTGTTTCAGAGTTCAAGTGTTCTGTTATTTTACATAAGAGGCGGGCTAAAGTTCAACAAGAGCCTG ACCCCCCAGACATACCAAAtgatgtgcttgttcatatctttAGTTTTCTGGACACGCGTTCTTTGGTGGCTGCTAgtcttgtttgctg GTCTTGGAATTCATCTGCAAGTGACAACAAGCTGTGGAGAATGAACTGCTCCCTTTTCTTTAGCACGTCCCATTTGCGCTCCAACAGCACGCTTGTATCCAGTGGTGTACAGAATAGTCATGGTATTCTCCCGCAGAATAATGTGGATCCAGTATTTGATGATCCCAATTTGAACTGGAAAGAGGTTTTCCACAAGAAGCATGCAG AGCACATAAGCTGGAATGCCGCATCAAATAGAGCAATATGCCAGCAATGCCGTTCAGTTCTCTGGCTGAGCAACTTGACGTGTGCTGCTCCTCACCATTGTCCTAAGAAAGGAAAAGATGAAATAAAACTAACGCCCCTGTTACCTTATGCG GTTGCTTGTTACATATTAAATGCTCAAGATCGACCATCTTCATCGTCTGACAGTAGCGATTCAGATAGTGATTCTGAAAACAATGTGCCCAGACGACTTTGGAATTCTCGTGTTTGA
- the LOC123141088 gene encoding kinesin-like protein KIN-14O isoform X1, with the protein MEKEAMGGHVNIMLPLENLSSDLPNGGVVLGHDKEISTLHEEISALRSRQRHLNRRRREALDKLIDLKGSIRVFCRVRPSISTSNIKIKSPVTVEQENILVRAVGIKKDFSVDRVFDQESTQDDVFHDVKPILRSALDGHNVCILAFGQTGTGKTYTMEGTSDNLGVVPRAIQELFSHAAQDTSSTYSFSISMLEVYMGSLRDLLAPRQQPLFRSTEGNTTCNLSILATTSGSVQVEGLTDVAVPDLKKANQWYCRGRRSRSTSWTNVNNVSSRSHCLTRITIRRCGGVSEQVSKLWLVDLGGSERLLKTGASGLTMDEGKAINLSLSALGDVIAALRRKRSHVPYRNSKLTQILSDSLGDGSKVVMVVHISPSKEDVGETICSLGFAKRAMLIESSRELSEDLKMLKRKRLAELDKEMRDAEQELGVLNEQIRSAETSAAEERKKLSPSVACQALSDEKGSPRSILVSGHVDDAADSPQATQRAKSRMMVHHGSVPHFMSATVCSRQRHGAATHSAGKPRLTRSVNAYSSKPGGSQSFSHSASKARSSVAFSSGEPRLKYLSVKSDQINVSSNSIDSTAASAPRPRPRESFVSRPVQRAPLHQHRRRMSCLT; encoded by the exons ATGGAGAAGGAGGCCATGGGGGGGCATGTAAATATAATGCTGCCACTGGAGAACCTGAGCTCGGATCTCCCCAACGGTGGAGTCGTACTTGGCCATGACAAGGAAATCTCAACTCTGCATG AAGAGATTTCTGCTCTGAGATCGAGGCAGAGGCATCTCAACCGGAGGAGACGTGAGGCGCTGGACAAGCTCATAGACCTGAAAG GAAGCATCAGGGTGTTCTGCCGAGTCCGGCCGTCGATCTCAACCAGCAACATCAAGATCAAATCACCAGTTACTGTCGAACAAGAGAACATCCTAGTTCGGGCAGTGGGGATCAAGAAAGATTTCAGTGTTGATCGGGTGTTTGATCAGGAGTCAACGCAAG ATGATGTGTTCCATGACGTGAAGCCAATCCTCCGATCTGCACTTGACGGGCACAACGTCTGCATCCTTGCTTTCGGCCAAACTGGGACCGGAAAGACCTATACAATG GAAGGAACTAGCGATAACCTCGGCGTCGTGCCTCGAGCGATTCAGGAGCTGTTCTCTCATGCTGCTCAAGATACTTCATCCACATATTCTTTCTCCATAAGCATGCTTGAGGTGTACATGGGAAGTCTCAGGGACTTGTTGGCACCAAGGCAGCAGCCTCTCTTCAGGTCCACAGAAGGCAATACAACTTG taACCTCAGCATTCTAGCAACCACAAGTGGCTCCGTGCAAGTCGAGGGGCTTACCGATGTCGCAGTACCGGACCTCAAGAAGGCCAACCAGTGGTACTGCAGAGGGCGGCGATCCCGGTCGACATCCTGGACAAATGTCAACAATGTTTCGAGCCGATCACACTG TTTGACAAGAATCACCATAAGGAGATGTGGAGGTGTGAGTGAGCAAGTCAGCAAGCTGTGGCTCGTGGATCTTGGTGGCAGCGAGCGGTTGCTCAAGACTGGTGCATCTGGGTTGACAATGGATGAGGGCAAGGCTATAAACCTGTCTCTGTCAGCTCTTGGAGATGTCATCGCTGCACTAAGGAGAAAGAGAAGCCATGTTCCATACAG AAATAGCAAGCTTACCCAGATTCTCAGCGATTCTCTCG GCGATGGCTCAAAAGTTGTGATGGTGGTGCACATCAGCCCTTCCAAGGAGGACGTGGGCGAGACAATTTGTTCGCTGGGCTTTGCGAAAAGAGCCATGCTGATAGAATCCAGCAGAGAGCTTTCAGAG GACCTGAAAATGTTGAAGCGGAAGCGGCTCGCTGAGCTCGACAAGGAGATGCGCGACGCCGAGCAGGAGCTCGGGGTTCTGAATGAGCAAATAAGGAGCGCCGAGAcgtcggcggcggaggagaggAAGAAGCTCTCTCCCTCCGTCGCCTGTCAGGCTCTCAGCGACGAGAAGGGGTCGCCCAGAAGCATTCTGGTGTCAGGGCATGTTGATGATGCCGCGGATAGCCCTCAGGCAACCCAGAGGGCCAAGAGCAGGATGATGGTCCATCATGGGTCAGTCCCTCACTTCATGTCCGCAACGGTGTGCAGCCGTCAAAGGCACGGCGCGGCAACCCATTCCGCCGGTAAACCGAGGCTGACAAGATCAGTGAACGCCTACTCATCTAAGCCCGGCGGGAGCCAGTCGTTCAGCCACTCCGCATCCAAGGCTAGGTCGTCGGTGGCATTCTCATCCGGTGAGCCTAGGCTGAAATACTTGTCTGTCAAATCCGATCAGATCAACGTAAGCAGCAACAGCATCGATTCGACGGCGGCGTcggcgcctcggcctcggccaagGGAGAGCTTTGTTTCCAGGCCGGTGCAGAGAGCTCCCCTGCATCAGCACAGGAGAAGGATGTCATGCTTAACCTGA
- the LOC123141088 gene encoding kinesin-like protein KIN-14O isoform X2 has translation MEKEAMGGHVNIMLPLENLSSDLPNGGVVLGHDKEISTLHEEISALRSRQRHLNRRRREALDKLIDLKGSIRVFCRVRPSISTSNIKIKSPVTVEQENILVRAVGIKKDFSVDRVFDQESTQDDVFHDVKPILRSALDGHNVCILAFGQTGTGKTYTMEGTSDNLGVVPRAIQELFSHAAQDTSSTYSFSISMLEVYMGSLRDLLAPRQQPLFRSTEGNTTCILATTSGSVQVEGLTDVAVPDLKKANQWYCRGRRSRSTSWTNVNNVSSRSHCLTRITIRRCGGVSEQVSKLWLVDLGGSERLLKTGASGLTMDEGKAINLSLSALGDVIAALRRKRSHVPYRNSKLTQILSDSLGDGSKVVMVVHISPSKEDVGETICSLGFAKRAMLIESSRELSEDLKMLKRKRLAELDKEMRDAEQELGVLNEQIRSAETSAAEERKKLSPSVACQALSDEKGSPRSILVSGHVDDAADSPQATQRAKSRMMVHHGSVPHFMSATVCSRQRHGAATHSAGKPRLTRSVNAYSSKPGGSQSFSHSASKARSSVAFSSGEPRLKYLSVKSDQINVSSNSIDSTAASAPRPRPRESFVSRPVQRAPLHQHRRRMSCLT, from the exons ATGGAGAAGGAGGCCATGGGGGGGCATGTAAATATAATGCTGCCACTGGAGAACCTGAGCTCGGATCTCCCCAACGGTGGAGTCGTACTTGGCCATGACAAGGAAATCTCAACTCTGCATG AAGAGATTTCTGCTCTGAGATCGAGGCAGAGGCATCTCAACCGGAGGAGACGTGAGGCGCTGGACAAGCTCATAGACCTGAAAG GAAGCATCAGGGTGTTCTGCCGAGTCCGGCCGTCGATCTCAACCAGCAACATCAAGATCAAATCACCAGTTACTGTCGAACAAGAGAACATCCTAGTTCGGGCAGTGGGGATCAAGAAAGATTTCAGTGTTGATCGGGTGTTTGATCAGGAGTCAACGCAAG ATGATGTGTTCCATGACGTGAAGCCAATCCTCCGATCTGCACTTGACGGGCACAACGTCTGCATCCTTGCTTTCGGCCAAACTGGGACCGGAAAGACCTATACAATG GAAGGAACTAGCGATAACCTCGGCGTCGTGCCTCGAGCGATTCAGGAGCTGTTCTCTCATGCTGCTCAAGATACTTCATCCACATATTCTTTCTCCATAAGCATGCTTGAGGTGTACATGGGAAGTCTCAGGGACTTGTTGGCACCAAGGCAGCAGCCTCTCTTCAGGTCCACAGAAGGCAATACAACTTG CATTCTAGCAACCACAAGTGGCTCCGTGCAAGTCGAGGGGCTTACCGATGTCGCAGTACCGGACCTCAAGAAGGCCAACCAGTGGTACTGCAGAGGGCGGCGATCCCGGTCGACATCCTGGACAAATGTCAACAATGTTTCGAGCCGATCACACTG TTTGACAAGAATCACCATAAGGAGATGTGGAGGTGTGAGTGAGCAAGTCAGCAAGCTGTGGCTCGTGGATCTTGGTGGCAGCGAGCGGTTGCTCAAGACTGGTGCATCTGGGTTGACAATGGATGAGGGCAAGGCTATAAACCTGTCTCTGTCAGCTCTTGGAGATGTCATCGCTGCACTAAGGAGAAAGAGAAGCCATGTTCCATACAG AAATAGCAAGCTTACCCAGATTCTCAGCGATTCTCTCG GCGATGGCTCAAAAGTTGTGATGGTGGTGCACATCAGCCCTTCCAAGGAGGACGTGGGCGAGACAATTTGTTCGCTGGGCTTTGCGAAAAGAGCCATGCTGATAGAATCCAGCAGAGAGCTTTCAGAG GACCTGAAAATGTTGAAGCGGAAGCGGCTCGCTGAGCTCGACAAGGAGATGCGCGACGCCGAGCAGGAGCTCGGGGTTCTGAATGAGCAAATAAGGAGCGCCGAGAcgtcggcggcggaggagaggAAGAAGCTCTCTCCCTCCGTCGCCTGTCAGGCTCTCAGCGACGAGAAGGGGTCGCCCAGAAGCATTCTGGTGTCAGGGCATGTTGATGATGCCGCGGATAGCCCTCAGGCAACCCAGAGGGCCAAGAGCAGGATGATGGTCCATCATGGGTCAGTCCCTCACTTCATGTCCGCAACGGTGTGCAGCCGTCAAAGGCACGGCGCGGCAACCCATTCCGCCGGTAAACCGAGGCTGACAAGATCAGTGAACGCCTACTCATCTAAGCCCGGCGGGAGCCAGTCGTTCAGCCACTCCGCATCCAAGGCTAGGTCGTCGGTGGCATTCTCATCCGGTGAGCCTAGGCTGAAATACTTGTCTGTCAAATCCGATCAGATCAACGTAAGCAGCAACAGCATCGATTCGACGGCGGCGTcggcgcctcggcctcggccaagGGAGAGCTTTGTTTCCAGGCCGGTGCAGAGAGCTCCCCTGCATCAGCACAGGAGAAGGATGTCATGCTTAACCTGA